The genomic interval CAACGAACACATTTATCCCGACCGGTGGGCTGATGAGTCCCATCTCGAGGACAATCACCATCACAACACCAAACCAGATTGGATCAAACTCCAGCGCCACGATGATTGGATGCACGACCGGGAGGGTCAGCACCAGCATCGCGAAACCCTCGAGGAACGTACCGAGCACGATGTAACTCGCCAGGAGGATGAGCAGTACGGAATTACGAGGCAGTTCCAAACCGACCAGCAACTCGGCCAGATCAGACGGGATATGCGTTAGCGCCAGAAATGGGTTGAAGATGTGAGCACCGACCAGGATGAGAAAAACAAACGCCGTCGTTCGAACACTTTGCAACAGAACGGATGACATAGAAGAGACATTGACCTTTCGACGGAACAGCGCGAGCAGTAAGGCGAGAAAGGCACCCACCCCGGCCGCCTCGGTAGGCGTAAAGAGACCACCATAGATACCGCCAATGGTGATGAAGACGATCCCGATCATGGAGCTCGCCTGCCAAGTCGCCTTGAGCTTTTCACTAAACCGTACGGCCGGCCCCGCCGGACCGAGTTTGGGATTGATACGCGTTTGAATGTAGATCGACAGGATGAAAAGGGCGGTCAGCAGCAAGCCTGGGAGGACGCCTGCCAGGAACAGCCGGCCGATCGACTCCTCGGTCAAGATGGCGTAGACGATAAAGCCGGTGCTGGGTGGAATCAGAATACCCAGGGTGCCACCCGCCGCAATGCATCCCGTGGCGAGCCGCGGGTCGTAGTTGTAGCGGCGCATCTCCGGCAGTGCAACCCGGCCCATCGTCACGGCGGAGGCCACAGAAGAGCCGGAGAGCGCCGCAAACCCCGAACAGGCCGCGATGGTGGCGGAGGCTAGGCCGCCGCGCCAGTGGCCAAACCACGCATAGGCCGCGGCATAGAGGTCGCGGCTCATCCCCGACACGCTGGCGAAATTGCCCATCAATACAAAGAGCGGAATAACCGTCAGTTCATAGTTGGACGCGATGACGAAGGGCTCGCTGCCGAGGACA from Candidatus Methylomirabilota bacterium carries:
- a CDS encoding TRAP transporter large permease encodes the protein MTPTETGLLGLAGLFLFLALRMPVGIAMMFVGVLGFAALKGWGPALAVLGSEPFVIASNYELTVIPLFVLMGNFASVSGMSRDLYAAAYAWFGHWRGGLASATIAACSGFAALSGSSVASAVTMGRVALPEMRRYNYDPRLATGCIAAGGTLGILIPPSTGFIVYAILTEESIGRLFLAGVLPGLLLTALFILSIYIQTRINPKLGPAGPAVRFSEKLKATWQASSMIGIVFITIGGIYGGLFTPTEAAGVGAFLALLLALFRRKVNVSSMSSVLLQSVRTTAFVFLILVGAHIFNPFLALTHIPSDLAELLVGLELPRNSVLLILLASYIVLGTFLEGFAMLVLTLPVVHPIIVALEFDPIWFGVVMVIVLEMGLISPPVGINVFV